Proteins encoded in a region of the Roseateles sp. SL47 genome:
- a CDS encoding non-ribosomal peptide synthetase gives MNELTKVPPVTTDRSELQDAILRKLLQRRMEAHAASRDARRITPADRSAALPVSYAQQRLWFLDRLDAAAGAAYHMPVALRLSGALQRQALKATLDGLVRRHEILRTRFGSVDGQTVQWIDGPEVGFQWQEVDLSGLEEPQRTQAVQRLSEQEQRAPFDLARGPLIRGQLLKLEEQEHILLLTQHHIISDGWSTGIMVREVSALYEAYSQGREDPLEPLTIQYADYAVWQRQWLQGEVLRQQTQYWKEQLGGAPALLELPTDRPRPAEQSYEGGQWSFEIPAQVSAGLQGLAQSQGATLFMTLLAGWAVLLSRLSGQKDIVVGTPVANRQRSEVEGLIGFFVNTLALRVRLEDDPTVQELLQQVKASTLDAYEHQDLPFEQVVEALQPQRSLSHSPLFQNMLSLNNTPAQAPLQLSGLRITVDPQSTETTHFDLSLSINEYGGRLFATMSYARDLFERETIGRWADLFLMILKEMISDAGQRVGAIDWLGPKQRRQVLQSFNDTVRAYPQDALVHSLFEAQVRARPQATALVYEQQQLSYGELNERANQVAHRLVQLGIRPDDRVAICMQRSVEMVVGLLGILKSGAAYVPLDPAYPAARLAYMLGDSEPGALLTQQALVQEMRQGVAIGVPVLALDGAEAAQIEVQPRHDPDPQALGLNARHLAYIIYTSGSTGQPKGVMIEHRGVVNLWQALARDILAHLPSGARFALNASMAFDASVKIIVQLLSGHGLILIPALLRMEGQALLQWIEDREIDVLDCTPAQLEMLGSAGMLTAARQRPLTLLIGGDAIAPATWRALAESRDLQACNVYGPTECTVDATAVRIQGEHPHIGRPIANTRIYILDGQGRPVPIGVVGEIHIGGHGVARGYWKRPDLTQQRFVEDGFSGEAGARLYKTGDLGRWLADGNIEYLGRNDHQVKIRGFRIELGEIEARLVQCPGVREAVVVAREDQGGDKRLVAYVSAQEGAQGEALAVSALRSRLAEALADYMVPSAFVVLAGLPLTPNGKIDRQALPAPEAGALVSQPYEAPADPLEQRLAQIWQELLGVERVGRHDNFFELGGHSLLAVRVIVRVRQELGVESSLRALFNQPELAAFAKSVEQAGASLGQHLGQRITPADRSGVLPVSYAQQRLWFLDRLDAAAGAAYHMPVALRLSGALQRQALKATLDGLVRRHEILRTRFGSVDGQTVQWIDGPEVGFQWQEVDLSGLEEPQRTQAVQSLSQEEQRAPFDLARGPLIRGQLLKLEEQAHILLLTQHHIISDGWSTGIMVREVSALYEAYSQGREDPLEPLTIQYADYAVWQRQWLQGEVLRQQTQYWKEQLGGAPALLELPTDRPRPAEQSYEGGQWSFEIPAQVSAGLQGLAQSQGATLFMTLLAGWAVLLSRLSGQKDIVVGTPVANRQRSEVEGLIGFFVNTLALRVRLEDDPTVQELLQQVKASTLDAYEHQDLPFEQVVEALQPQRSLSHSPLFQNMLSLNNTPVQGPLQLSGLSISTLAPDSGSTQFDLSLALSETPEGLSATLSYASALYEPSSIQRLEGYLQAVLRGLVEDPTQRVSELALLSAAQRRQVLEEFNATARAYPQDELIHELFEEQVRARPQATALVYEQQQLSYGELNERANQVAHRLVQLGIRPDDRVAICMQRSVEMVVGLLGILKSGAAYVPLDPAYPAARLAYMLGDSEPGAVLTQQALVQEMRQGVAIGVPVLALDGAEAAQIEVQPRHDPDPQALGLNARHLAYIIYTSGSTGQPKGVMVEHAGLSSLAHAQIAQFGVNPSSRVLQFASFSFDVCISELTLALCSGASVLLAPASALAPGDTLLELVRTQGVTHLPLPKAALAVLPADAELGVLQTVIVGGEVLPAVLADAWSSRYHLHNSYGPTETTVCATVYTCRAPDPVTVPIGRPIAGKRIYILDERGNPVPMGTTGEIYIGGAGVARGYWKQPELTRQRFLPDPHSLQPGARMYRTGDLGRWLPEGHVDFLGRNDHQVKIRGFRIELGEIETRLAQCEGVCEAIVLARRDGTGDPRLVAYVTGSPGHQPAAARLRAELGQVLPEHMVPHAFVTLPAMPLTPNGKIDRAALPAPDQDALATRPYEAPLGDLEHAIGHIWQELLGVQRIGRHDNFFELGGHSLLAVRMIGILDRQFNLKMALRELFVHPTLQGFATLAGKRDTGRRYRHLVPIRTTGRQAPLFLFHPSKGEVGYAYALACHLDVDLPVYGLAAAGFAEDEQPLSSVEEMAAAYIREIRQVQPHGPYRLGGSSSGGILAYEAANQLIGADEHVEFLALIDTDSQYLKPDVGNGVSTQAPPVSADVDGWIDSLVWVPDGTSEAVKTRLADVAAIGDRVALLEEGQRVGLLPGHVGPELLKRYLAVQTAMGWALIHYLRPPLSIPMCLFAAEDEQPADPTLGWRSAVGNRLKVIAVPGTHHTMVEAPHVASLAHAIGQELETIKTQPVDRPEQRYMPAVLLKQGSSSQVPVFCVPGAGASVTALADLADALGPQITVHGLQPRGLCGILAPHVDVSSAAHAYVRALREIRPRGPVHLMGHSFGGWVALEMAHVLQELGQPAATLTLLDSSAPSEAPASGFERHSPAEALRRLIQIYEQSLGRSLELEVESMGTAEADQHLARLLARLVQHGVMPQSTRLPTLKGIFRTFSTHLNTQYLPARPYLQESYLVNASPSPGGGAALRRGLDEDVGRWEQHLPRAQAYTCGGNHMSMLRAPHVLGIAAWLQPFLTRR, from the coding sequence ATGAATGAATTGACCAAGGTGCCGCCCGTCACAACAGACCGCTCAGAGCTGCAGGACGCGATTCTGCGCAAGCTGCTCCAAAGGCGGATGGAGGCGCACGCGGCCAGCCGTGATGCCCGGCGAATCACCCCGGCGGACCGAAGCGCCGCGCTGCCGGTGTCGTACGCCCAGCAGCGGCTGTGGTTCCTGGACCGGCTGGACGCGGCGGCGGGGGCGGCGTACCACATGCCCGTGGCGCTCAGGCTCAGCGGCGCGCTGCAGCGCCAGGCGCTGAAGGCGACGCTGGACGGCCTGGTGAGGCGCCACGAGATCTTGCGCACGCGGTTTGGCAGCGTGGACGGACAGACGGTGCAGTGGATCGATGGGCCGGAGGTGGGGTTCCAGTGGCAGGAGGTGGACCTGAGCGGGCTGGAGGAGCCCCAGCGCACGCAGGCGGTGCAACGGCTGAGCGAGCAGGAGCAGCGCGCGCCGTTTGATCTGGCGCGGGGGCCGCTGATCCGTGGCCAACTGCTCAAGCTGGAGGAGCAGGAGCACATCCTGCTGCTGACGCAGCACCACATCATCTCCGACGGGTGGTCCACCGGGATCATGGTGAGGGAGGTGAGCGCGCTGTATGAGGCGTACAGCCAGGGTCGGGAGGACCCGCTGGAGCCGTTGACTATCCAGTATGCGGACTACGCGGTGTGGCAACGCCAGTGGCTGCAGGGGGAGGTGCTGCGGCAGCAGACGCAGTACTGGAAGGAGCAGTTGGGCGGAGCACCGGCTCTGCTGGAGCTGCCCACGGACCGGCCGAGGCCGGCGGAGCAAAGCTATGAGGGCGGGCAGTGGAGCTTTGAGATTCCTGCACAGGTGAGTGCGGGGCTGCAGGGGCTGGCGCAGAGCCAGGGGGCGACGCTGTTCATGACGCTGCTGGCGGGGTGGGCGGTGCTGCTGAGCCGGCTCAGCGGGCAGAAGGACATTGTGGTGGGCACGCCGGTGGCGAACCGGCAGCGCAGCGAGGTGGAGGGGCTGATCGGGTTCTTCGTGAACACCCTGGCGCTGAGGGTGAGGCTGGAGGACGACCCGACGGTGCAGGAGCTGCTGCAGCAGGTCAAGGCCAGCACGCTGGACGCGTACGAACACCAGGATCTGCCGTTTGAGCAAGTGGTGGAAGCGCTGCAGCCGCAGCGCAGCCTGAGCCACAGCCCGCTGTTCCAGAACATGCTGAGCCTGAACAACACGCCGGCGCAGGCACCACTGCAACTCAGCGGGTTGAGGATCACGGTGGACCCGCAATCCACCGAGACGACGCATTTCGACTTGTCCCTGTCGATCAACGAATACGGTGGGCGACTCTTCGCGACGATGTCCTATGCGCGCGATCTCTTTGAACGGGAGACCATTGGGCGCTGGGCCGACCTCTTTCTGATGATCCTGAAGGAGATGATCAGCGATGCAGGCCAACGCGTCGGGGCGATCGATTGGCTGGGGCCGAAGCAACGCAGGCAAGTGCTGCAGTCGTTCAACGACACTGTGAGGGCCTATCCCCAGGATGCACTTGTTCACAGCCTCTTCGAAGCTCAGGTGAGGGCGAGGCCGCAGGCCACGGCGCTGGTGTATGAGCAGCAGCAGCTGAGCTACGGGGAGCTGAACGAGCGGGCCAACCAGGTGGCGCATCGGTTGGTGCAGCTGGGGATCCGTCCGGACGACCGGGTGGCGATCTGCATGCAGCGTAGCGTGGAGATGGTGGTGGGGCTGCTGGGCATTCTGAAGTCGGGGGCGGCGTATGTGCCGCTGGACCCGGCGTATCCGGCGGCGCGGCTGGCGTACATGCTGGGGGACAGTGAGCCTGGGGCGTTGCTGACGCAGCAGGCGCTGGTGCAGGAGATGCGCCAGGGGGTGGCCATCGGGGTGCCGGTGCTGGCGCTGGATGGGGCGGAAGCGGCGCAGATCGAGGTCCAGCCACGGCACGACCCGGACCCGCAGGCCCTGGGGCTGAACGCCCGCCACCTGGCCTACATCATCTACACCTCGGGCTCCACCGGGCAGCCCAAGGGGGTGATGATCGAGCACCGGGGCGTGGTGAATCTCTGGCAGGCCCTCGCGCGAGACATTCTGGCGCATCTGCCTTCTGGTGCGCGATTCGCCTTGAATGCTTCAATGGCTTTTGACGCGTCGGTCAAGATCATTGTGCAGTTGCTCAGCGGGCATGGCCTGATCCTGATCCCTGCGCTGTTGCGCATGGAAGGGCAGGCACTGCTGCAGTGGATCGAGGACCGGGAGATCGATGTCCTGGATTGCACGCCAGCACAACTGGAGATGCTTGGCAGCGCCGGCATGCTGACGGCAGCCCGACAACGTCCGTTGACCTTGCTCATCGGTGGAGATGCCATTGCGCCGGCGACCTGGCGGGCGCTGGCGGAGTCCCGGGATCTGCAGGCCTGCAACGTTTACGGACCCACCGAATGCACGGTGGACGCAACGGCGGTACGCATTCAGGGCGAGCATCCCCACATTGGCCGCCCGATCGCCAACACACGGATCTACATCCTGGACGGGCAGGGCCGACCGGTGCCGATCGGGGTGGTGGGGGAGATCCACATTGGGGGCCACGGGGTGGCGCGGGGGTACTGGAAGCGGCCGGACCTGACGCAGCAGCGGTTTGTGGAGGACGGGTTCAGCGGGGAGGCGGGGGCGCGTCTGTACAAGACGGGAGACCTGGGACGCTGGCTGGCGGACGGCAACATTGAGTACCTGGGGCGCAACGACCATCAGGTGAAGATCCGGGGGTTCCGGATCGAGCTGGGGGAGATCGAAGCGCGGCTGGTGCAATGCCCCGGGGTGAGGGAGGCGGTGGTGGTGGCGCGGGAGGACCAGGGCGGCGACAAGCGGCTGGTGGCCTACGTGAGCGCGCAGGAAGGGGCGCAGGGGGAAGCGCTGGCGGTCAGTGCGCTCAGGAGCCGACTGGCCGAAGCGTTGGCGGATTACATGGTGCCCAGTGCGTTTGTGGTGCTGGCGGGGCTGCCGCTGACGCCCAACGGCAAGATTGACCGGCAGGCGCTGCCGGCCCCGGAGGCCGGTGCGCTGGTGAGCCAGCCGTACGAGGCTCCGGCTGACCCGCTGGAGCAGCGCCTGGCGCAGATCTGGCAGGAGCTGCTGGGGGTGGAGCGCGTCGGGCGACACGACAACTTCTTTGAACTGGGCGGCCATTCGCTGTTGGCGGTACGTGTGATCGTGCGGGTGCGCCAGGAGCTGGGGGTGGAGAGCAGCCTGCGAGCGTTGTTCAACCAGCCGGAGCTGGCGGCGTTTGCGAAGAGCGTGGAGCAAGCCGGTGCAAGCCTTGGGCAGCACCTGGGGCAGCGAATCACCCCGGCGGACCGAAGCGGCGTGCTGCCGGTGTCGTACGCCCAGCAGCGGCTGTGGTTCCTGGACCGGCTGGACGCGGCGGCGGGGGCGGCGTACCACATGCCGGTGGCGCTGAGGCTCAGCGGCGCGCTGCAGCGCCAGGCGCTGAAGGCGACGCTGGACGGCCTGGTGAGGCGCCACGAGATCTTGCGCACGCGGTTTGGCAGCGTGGACGGACAGACGGTGCAGTGGATCGATGGGCCGGAGGTGGGGTTCCAGTGGCAGGAGGTGGACCTGAGCGGGCTGGAGGAGCCACAGCGCACGCAGGCGGTGCAAAGCCTGAGCCAGGAGGAGCAGCGCGCGCCGTTTGATCTGGCGCGGGGGCCGCTGATCCGGGGCCAACTGCTCAAGCTGGAGGAGCAGGCGCACATCCTGCTGCTGACGCAGCACCACATCATCTCCGACGGGTGGTCCACCGGGATCATGGTGAGGGAGGTGAGCGCGCTGTATGAGGCGTACAGCCAGGGTCGGGAGGACCCGCTGGAGCCGTTGACTATCCAGTATGCGGACTACGCGGTGTGGCAACGCCAGTGGCTGCAGGGGGAGGTGCTGCGGCAGCAGACGCAGTACTGGAAGGAGCAGTTGGGCGGAGCACCGGCTCTGCTGGAGCTGCCCACGGACCGGCCGAGGCCGGCGGAGCAAAGCTATGAGGGCGGGCAGTGGAGCTTTGAGATTCCTGCACAGGTGAGTGCGGGGCTGCAGGGGCTGGCGCAGAGCCAGGGGGCGACGCTGTTCATGACGCTGCTGGCGGGGTGGGCGGTGCTGCTGAGCCGGCTCAGCGGGCAGAAGGACATTGTGGTGGGCACGCCGGTGGCGAACCGGCAGCGCAGCGAGGTGGAGGGGCTGATCGGGTTCTTCGTGAACACCCTGGCGCTGAGGGTGAGGCTGGAGGACGACCCGACGGTGCAGGAGCTGCTGCAGCAGGTCAAGGCCAGCACGCTGGACGCGTACGAACACCAGGATCTGCCGTTTGAGCAAGTGGTGGAAGCGCTGCAGCCGCAGCGCAGCCTGAGCCACAGCCCGCTGTTCCAGAACATGCTGAGCCTGAACAACACGCCGGTGCAGGGCCCGCTGCAGCTCAGCGGGCTGAGCATCAGCACCTTGGCACCGGACAGTGGCAGCACGCAGTTCGATCTGAGCCTGGCGCTGAGCGAGACGCCAGAGGGCTTGAGTGCGACGCTGAGCTACGCGAGCGCGCTGTACGAGCCGAGCAGCATCCAGCGGCTGGAGGGCTACCTGCAGGCGGTGCTGCGGGGGCTGGTGGAAGATCCGACGCAACGGGTCAGCGAGCTGGCGCTGCTGAGCGCGGCGCAGCGCAGGCAAGTGCTGGAGGAGTTCAACGCCACGGCGCGGGCGTATCCGCAGGACGAGCTGATTCACGAGCTGTTTGAGGAGCAGGTGAGGGCGAGGCCGCAGGCCACGGCGCTGGTGTATGAGCAGCAGCAGCTGAGCTACGGGGAGCTGAACGAGCGGGCCAACCAGGTGGCGCATCGGTTGGTGCAGCTGGGGATCCGGCCGGACGACCGGGTGGCGATCTGCATGCAGCGCAGCGTGGAGATGGTGGTGGGGCTGCTGGGCATTCTGAAGTCGGGGGCGGCGTATGTGCCGCTGGACCCGGCGTATCCGGCGGCGCGGCTGGCGTACATGCTGGGGGACAGTGAGCCTGGGGCGGTGTTGACGCAGCAGGCGCTGGTGCAGGAGATGCGCCAGGGGGTGGCCATCGGGGTGCCGGTGCTGGCGCTGGATGGAGCGGAAGCGGCGCAGATCGAGGTCCAGCCACGGCACGATCCGGACCCGCAGGCCCTGGGGCTGAACGCCCGCCACCTGGCCTACATCATCTACACCTCGGGCTCCACCGGGCAGCCCAAGGGGGTGATGGTGGAGCACGCCGGACTGAGCAGCCTGGCGCATGCGCAGATTGCGCAGTTTGGCGTCAACCCGTCCAGCCGTGTGCTGCAGTTTGCTTCCTTCAGCTTTGATGTCTGCATTTCGGAGCTCACCTTGGCGCTATGCAGCGGTGCCAGCGTGCTGTTGGCGCCGGCCAGTGCGTTGGCACCTGGCGACACCTTGCTTGAACTCGTGAGAACCCAGGGCGTGACCCATCTGCCGCTGCCCAAGGCCGCGCTGGCGGTACTGCCGGCGGACGCGGAGCTGGGAGTGTTGCAAACGGTGATCGTCGGGGGGGAAGTCCTGCCGGCCGTACTGGCCGACGCATGGTCTTCGCGGTATCACCTCCACAATTCATACGGTCCGACGGAAACCACGGTGTGTGCAACGGTGTACACCTGTCGCGCTCCCGACCCCGTCACCGTGCCGATTGGCCGGCCTATTGCCGGCAAACGGATCTACATCCTCGATGAACGGGGGAATCCGGTCCCGATGGGCACGACCGGCGAGATCTATATCGGTGGTGCAGGCGTGGCGCGCGGCTATTGGAAGCAGCCTGAGCTGACGCGGCAACGCTTCTTGCCGGACCCCCACAGCCTGCAACCAGGGGCGCGCATGTATCGCACCGGGGATCTGGGCCGCTGGCTGCCCGAGGGTCATGTCGACTTCCTCGGTCGCAATGACCATCAGGTGAAGATCCGGGGCTTCCGCATCGAGCTGGGGGAGATCGAAACCCGGCTGGCGCAATGCGAAGGTGTGTGCGAAGCCATCGTGCTGGCCCGCCGGGATGGAACGGGAGACCCGCGGCTGGTGGCCTACGTCACAGGCTCCCCCGGACACCAACCTGCAGCCGCACGCCTGCGTGCCGAACTCGGGCAGGTACTGCCCGAGCACATGGTGCCTCATGCCTTCGTGACGCTGCCCGCCATGCCGTTGACGCCGAACGGCAAGATCGACCGCGCGGCCCTGCCCGCGCCCGACCAGGACGCTTTGGCCACCCGACCTTATGAGGCGCCGCTTGGCGACCTGGAGCACGCCATCGGTCACATCTGGCAGGAGCTGTTGGGCGTGCAGCGTATTGGCCGCCACGATAACTTCTTCGAACTGGGGGGCCACTCGCTACTGGCGGTGCGGATGATCGGTATTCTCGATCGCCAGTTCAACCTGAAGATGGCGTTGCGGGAACTGTTCGTCCATCCGACGCTGCAGGGGTTTGCGACGCTGGCGGGGAAGCGGGACACCGGTCGCCGCTACAGGCACCTGGTGCCTATCCGCACCACCGGGCGTCAGGCGCCGCTGTTCCTGTTCCATCCCAGTAAGGGCGAGGTGGGCTATGCCTACGCATTGGCCTGTCACCTCGATGTGGATCTGCCGGTGTACGGATTGGCGGCGGCGGGTTTTGCCGAGGACGAGCAACCCCTGTCGTCGGTGGAAGAGATGGCGGCCGCCTACATCCGCGAAATCCGGCAAGTGCAGCCGCATGGGCCCTATCGCCTGGGAGGCTCCTCGTCCGGGGGCATCCTGGCCTATGAGGCGGCCAATCAGCTGATTGGCGCTGACGAACACGTTGAGTTCCTGGCCTTGATCGATACGGACAGCCAATACCTCAAGCCCGATGTCGGCAATGGTGTCTCCACCCAGGCCCCGCCGGTCAGCGCCGATGTGGACGGATGGATCGACTCGCTGGTGTGGGTGCCAGACGGTACTTCTGAGGCAGTCAAGACACGGCTTGCCGACGTGGCGGCGATCGGGGACAGAGTGGCCTTGCTGGAGGAGGGCCAGCGAGTCGGTTTGCTGCCCGGCCACGTCGGCCCGGAGCTGTTGAAGCGCTACCTCGCTGTACAGACCGCGATGGGGTGGGCACTGATCCACTACCTTCGGCCACCCCTCTCCATCCCGATGTGCCTATTTGCCGCCGAGGACGAACAGCCCGCCGATCCGACGCTTGGCTGGCGTTCCGCAGTCGGCAACCGCCTCAAGGTGATCGCGGTGCCGGGAACGCACCACACGATGGTCGAGGCGCCTCACGTCGCGTCCTTGGCCCATGCCATCGGCCAGGAGCTCGAGACGATCAAGACCCAGCCGGTGGACCGCCCCGAGCAACGCTACATGCCGGCGGTGCTTCTCAAGCAAGGCAGCAGTTCCCAGGTGCCTGTGTTTTGCGTGCCGGGTGCCGGTGCGAGCGTGACGGCCTTGGCCGACCTCGCGGATGCGCTGGGGCCGCAGATCACGGTCCATGGCCTCCAGCCACGCGGTCTCTGCGGCATTCTCGCGCCGCACGTGGATGTCTCCAGCGCGGCGCATGCCTATGTGCGCGCGCTACGCGAAATACGCCCTCGGGGGCCGGTGCATCTGATGGGTCACTCCTTCGGAGGCTGGGTCGCACTGGAAATGGCCCATGTCTTGCAGGAACTGGGGCAGCCCGCTGCCACGCTGACCTTGCTCGATTCGAGCGCGCCATCCGAGGCGCCTGCGAGCGGATTTGAACGTCATTCACCGGCGGAAGCCCTGCGGCGCCTGATCCAGATCTATGAGCAAAGCCTGGGGAGATCGCTTGAGCTGGAAGTCGAGTCCATGGGCACTGCAGAGGCTGACCAGCACCTGGCCCGGCTGCTCGCACGCCTGGTTCAGCATGGTGTGATGCCGCAATCCACCCGGCTTCCCACTTTGAAGGGCATCTTCCGCACGTTCTCGACCCACCTGAACACGCAGTACCTGCCGGCCCGGCCCTATCTGCAGGAGTCGTACCTGGTGAATGCCTCGCCTTCACCCGGGGGCGGGGCGGCGCTGCGACGGGGACTGGACGAGGATGTCGGTCGCTGGGAACAGCACCTGCCTCGCGCGCAGGCCTACACCTGTGGCGGCAACCATATGAGCATGTTGCGTGCGCCGCACGTGCTTGGAATTGCGGCATGGCTGCAGCCCTTTCTGACTCGCCGCTGA
- a CDS encoding aspartyl/asparaginyl beta-hydroxylase domain-containing protein gives MTPSIQEGLEEIRRRHGADSVLRVERMLLGKRSDRHPLQKQAKWILPGLTSKPWHDPREHEVLRPIVEGLEKLHPEIKAEFLQTSKAGALVDYGHYKGVQDDWKALYLFRKGQEVDAAAQYVPQTFRFMKEQIADWLCPLLEMHFSTLLPGARVAPHCDLWNFTINLHLAVDIPSDCVLRVANVDHCWEEGRCLLFDYSYLHEAWNAGDRARTCLLVDLWNPEVTLAEREALVLVVQELRRLTGEHV, from the coding sequence ATGACACCGTCGATTCAGGAAGGTCTGGAGGAGATCCGTCGCCGTCACGGTGCGGATTCCGTGTTGCGTGTGGAACGCATGCTGCTGGGCAAGCGTTCGGATCGGCATCCGCTGCAGAAACAGGCCAAATGGATCTTGCCCGGGCTGACGTCCAAACCCTGGCATGACCCCCGGGAGCACGAGGTGCTGCGTCCCATCGTGGAAGGGCTGGAGAAGTTGCATCCGGAGATCAAGGCGGAATTTCTGCAGACGTCGAAAGCCGGAGCGCTGGTCGACTACGGCCACTACAAAGGGGTTCAGGATGACTGGAAGGCGCTCTACCTGTTCCGCAAGGGGCAGGAGGTGGACGCTGCGGCCCAGTACGTACCCCAGACCTTCCGCTTCATGAAAGAGCAGATCGCGGACTGGCTGTGCCCGCTCCTTGAAATGCACTTCTCCACCCTGCTGCCGGGCGCCAGGGTTGCGCCGCATTGCGATCTGTGGAACTTCACCATCAACCTCCACCTCGCGGTGGACATCCCCTCCGATTGCGTGTTGAGGGTGGCCAACGTCGATCACTGCTGGGAGGAGGGACGCTGCCTGCTGTTCGACTACTCCTATCTGCATGAGGCCTGGAATGCAGGTGATCGCGCGCGCACCTGCCTGCTGGTCGATCTCTGGAACCCTGAAGTGACGCTTGCCGAACGGGAGGCCTTGGTCCTCGTGGTGCAGGAGCTGCGACGCCTTACCGGCGAGCATGTCTGA